The proteins below are encoded in one region of Helianthus annuus cultivar XRQ/B chromosome 2, HanXRQr2.0-SUNRISE, whole genome shotgun sequence:
- the LOC110903975 gene encoding uncharacterized protein LOC110903975 — translation MKPTPSFSGEPYYSGDPPPNPATPSFSGNKTGGAVLLLLAGCFYFGYFKKKKAGSSSALLKNAQVQLVPDQGRNGSLVRGSESSGGAVAGALPGSVVAYGGTQYIRRERGSSEREGDGGEQRHVYRPFISLANTPFFVCLMMMMLLTVVIILRRFLFFPITPHNSSFLLIFF, via the exons ATGAAACCCACACCCTCCTTCTCCGGCGAACCCTACTACTCCGGCGATCCCCCTCCTAATCCGGCGACCCCATCCTTCTCCGGCAACAAGACCGGCGGAGCTGTACTGCTGTTACTTGCAGGATGCTTTTATTTCGGATATTTCAAAAAGAAAAAGGCTGGATCGAGTTCAGCTTTATTAAAGAACGCACAGGTTCAACTTGTGCCCGATCAAG GGCGCAATGGTTCGTTGGTTAGAGGCTCAGAGTCTAGTGGTGGTGCGGTTGCTGGGGCCTTACCTGGTTCGGTGGTGGCGTACGGCGGCACACAGTATATAAGAAGAGAGAGAGGTAGTTCGGAAAGAGAGGGAGACGGCGGAGAACAACGACACGTTTACAGGCCATTCATTTCTCTGGCGAACACCCCCTTCTTCGtatgtctgatgatgatgatgttgctgACGGTGGTGATAATCCTCCGACGGTTCCTTTTTTTTCCGATAACTCCTCATAActcttcttttcttttgatttttttttaa